The proteins below come from a single Geobacillus thermoleovorans genomic window:
- a CDS encoding PfkB family carbohydrate kinase codes for MKQRWLKFGPISTVVLDTNFPPDVISWVIEQCRQDRLPLCVVTVSVPKVKRLPSDLSGVTWFVTNEAEAKEFVGRNGHTDDIMKPILQAGAKNVVVTRGANGVAYATKQGETGAIAAPKVEVTDATGAGDAFAAGFLYGVLGGHTVEDACRFGMSSAALTLQTAETVHPALNEHLLQAAYARYFREGGTK; via the coding sequence ATGAAGCAGCGATGGTTGAAATTCGGTCCGATTTCCACTGTCGTGCTCGATACGAATTTTCCGCCTGATGTCATCTCATGGGTGATCGAGCAGTGCCGCCAAGACCGCCTTCCGCTTTGCGTCGTGACTGTGTCCGTGCCCAAAGTGAAGCGGTTGCCCAGCGATTTGTCTGGTGTGACGTGGTTTGTCACGAATGAAGCGGAGGCTAAGGAATTTGTGGGACGCAACGGGCATACGGACGACATAATGAAACCGATCCTTCAAGCCGGTGCCAAGAACGTTGTCGTCACGCGCGGCGCAAACGGCGTCGCGTACGCCACCAAGCAAGGGGAAACAGGAGCGATTGCGGCGCCGAAGGTTGAGGTCACCGACGCCACCGGAGCGGGCGACGCCTTTGCGGCTGGATTTTTGTACGGCGTCTTAGGCGGACATACGGTGGAAGACGCCTGCCGCTTTGGGATGAGCAGCGCGGCGCTTACGCTGCAAACGGCCGAAACGGTGCATCCCGCTTTGAATGAACACCTGTTGCAAGCCGCCTATGCGCGGTATTTTCGCGAAGGGGGAACGAAGTGA
- a CDS encoding PfkB family carbohydrate kinase, protein MGKAASIVCIGGANVDRKARLLVPFQLGTSHPVTTTQTAGGVARNVAENLGRLAQPVSLVSAVGDDHDGQWLIDVTSRYVNTSFIVRTPKANTGTYTAVLDERGEMVLALAGMAIYHPEPRRPPLPRVSVSGG, encoded by the coding sequence ATGGGGAAAGCGGCCTCGATCGTCTGCATCGGCGGGGCGAATGTCGATCGGAAAGCGCGGTTGCTTGTGCCGTTTCAGCTTGGCACGTCCCATCCCGTCACCACGACGCAAACCGCGGGCGGGGTGGCGAGAAACGTGGCGGAAAACTTAGGGCGGCTTGCTCAACCTGTTTCGCTCGTCAGCGCCGTTGGCGATGATCACGATGGACAGTGGCTCATTGACGTGACGAGCCGATATGTCAATACGAGCTTCATCGTGCGAACGCCAAAAGCGAACACCGGGACGTATACAGCGGTGCTCGATGAACGCGGCGAGATGGTTCTCGCCTTGGCGGGTATGGCCATTTATCATCCTGAACCGAGAAGACCCCCACTTCCACGTGTGAGCGTAAGTGGGGGATGA
- a CDS encoding HEAT repeat domain-containing protein, giving the protein MSFIQTIEPHLFSDHPVLRQFAFDAIEEYPDIPAALVERLVDEAVTADNEETRRMILHGISKQPLTDRALEQLLSMKDAAKYIRWFFPFPAAQLEKYGEQLLPHFPRSWQRAVRLALEGTEDDVWEHYFSVLSHLHEEEFHNHDWFLVAKQAVRILVERGWMTKEDIGLTWMKNEQQPWFSYDGILAVYAVSLVGAAEYIPRLARLLEQQDGDVLVDQAVSTLSMFQREETIEAVRPYAFQEDTALSAIHVLANIKSKQAVRVLREVFSKQRDDDLQAFCFEALCHQLDKEALPEVEQYVKRAEKRGRSWMIDVEQNAYAYYTILEIDHPKLETWKAIAEQRYRHFQAVLQTPPRPTNIPYRRKEQKIGRNDPCPCGSGKKYKKCCGK; this is encoded by the coding sequence ATGTCCTTTATTCAAACAATCGAGCCGCATTTGTTTAGCGACCATCCTGTCCTCCGCCAGTTTGCGTTTGACGCAATCGAAGAGTATCCGGATATTCCAGCCGCGCTTGTGGAGCGTTTGGTGGATGAGGCTGTAACGGCGGACAACGAAGAAACACGGAGGATGATTTTGCACGGCATCTCCAAACAGCCGTTGACCGACCGAGCGCTTGAGCAGTTGTTGAGCATGAAAGATGCAGCGAAGTACATCCGTTGGTTTTTCCCGTTTCCAGCCGCCCAGCTCGAAAAATACGGAGAACAGCTGCTCCCTCACTTCCCGCGGTCTTGGCAGCGAGCTGTCCGCCTTGCTTTAGAAGGAACGGAAGATGACGTATGGGAACACTATTTTTCAGTGCTTTCGCATTTGCACGAGGAAGAGTTTCACAATCACGATTGGTTTTTAGTAGCCAAGCAAGCCGTGCGCATTCTCGTTGAACGCGGATGGATGACGAAGGAAGATATCGGTCTGACATGGATGAAAAACGAGCAACAGCCTTGGTTTTCGTATGACGGCATTTTGGCGGTGTATGCGGTCTCGCTCGTCGGCGCCGCTGAATATATTCCCCGCCTCGCCCGACTGTTGGAACAACAAGACGGTGATGTGCTTGTTGATCAAGCCGTTTCCACCTTATCGATGTTCCAACGTGAAGAAACGATCGAAGCGGTGCGCCCATATGCGTTTCAGGAAGACACGGCGCTGTCCGCTATTCATGTGCTCGCCAACATCAAATCTAAACAGGCCGTGCGTGTATTGCGAGAAGTCTTTTCCAAACAGCGCGATGATGACCTCCAAGCATTTTGCTTTGAGGCGCTTTGCCATCAGCTGGATAAAGAGGCGCTCCCAGAAGTAGAGCAGTATGTAAAAAGAGCGGAAAAACGAGGGCGTTCTTGGATGATTGATGTCGAACAGAACGCGTACGCCTATTATACGATTCTAGAGATCGATCACCCGAAGCTGGAAACGTGGAAAGCCATTGCCGAGCAGCGGTATCGCCATTTTCAAGCCGTGCTGCAAACACCTCCGCGGCCGACCAACATCCCATACCGCCGAAAAGAGCAAAAAATCGGCCGCAACGACCCATGTCCGTGCGGCAGCGGGAAAAAGTATAAAAAGTGCTGTGGCAAATGA
- a CDS encoding YjiH family protein codes for MKTDTNMAPSVPTPTPASGAWKFFVFSAIGIFVFFVPVSIGGTSSILLDHIVTWIRTQFSALVPYYALIVIALGAVYPFYKKTWNKDAVTTVFSLLKVLGLITAVMLVFHIGPSWLFQPNMGPFLYDKLVISVGLLVPIGSVFLALLVGYGLLEFVGVWMQPVMRPIWKTPGRSAIDAVASFVGSYSIGLLITNKVFKEGKYTVKEAAIIATGFSTVSVTFMVVVAKTLGLMPIWNTYFWVTFLVTFAVTAFTARIWPLSRMSDEYYDGKGDPEQKVTGNYMKQAWAEAMRAVEQSKGIGTNIWENLRDGFIMTMGILPSIMSVGLIGLLLAEYTPVFDWLGYLFYPFTLLLQIPEPLLAAKASAIEIAEMFLPALLVTEAPLVTKFIIAVVSVSAILFFSAVIPCILSTEIPLSLPRLLVIWFERTVLTLILTAPLAYWLL; via the coding sequence ATGAAAACGGATACAAACATGGCGCCATCCGTGCCGACACCAACGCCGGCAAGCGGGGCATGGAAGTTTTTCGTCTTTAGCGCCATCGGGATTTTCGTGTTTTTCGTTCCGGTGTCAATTGGCGGCACATCATCGATTTTGCTCGATCATATTGTGACATGGATCCGCACCCAGTTTTCGGCACTTGTTCCTTATTATGCTCTTATCGTGATCGCTCTCGGTGCCGTTTATCCGTTTTACAAAAAAACGTGGAACAAAGATGCTGTGACAACCGTTTTTTCACTGTTGAAAGTTCTAGGACTGATCACGGCGGTCATGCTTGTGTTTCACATCGGTCCGTCGTGGCTGTTTCAACCGAATATGGGGCCGTTTTTGTATGACAAACTCGTCATTTCCGTCGGTCTCCTTGTGCCGATTGGCTCGGTTTTTCTCGCTCTTCTTGTTGGTTACGGGCTGCTTGAATTTGTCGGTGTGTGGATGCAACCCGTCATGCGGCCGATTTGGAAAACGCCGGGCCGCTCGGCGATTGACGCCGTCGCTTCCTTTGTCGGCAGCTACTCCATTGGGTTATTGATCACTAATAAAGTGTTCAAAGAAGGCAAATATACCGTGAAAGAAGCGGCGATCATCGCCACCGGCTTTTCCACTGTATCCGTGACATTTATGGTCGTTGTGGCGAAAACATTGGGGCTCATGCCAATCTGGAATACGTATTTTTGGGTGACATTTCTTGTCACGTTTGCCGTTACAGCGTTCACCGCTCGGATTTGGCCGCTAAGCCGCATGAGCGATGAATACTACGACGGCAAGGGGGATCCCGAGCAAAAAGTAACGGGCAACTATATGAAACAAGCTTGGGCTGAAGCGATGAGGGCGGTAGAGCAGTCAAAAGGGATTGGGACAAACATATGGGAGAACTTGCGAGATGGCTTCATCATGACGATGGGCATTTTGCCGTCCATTATGTCAGTCGGACTGATCGGGCTGTTGCTCGCTGAATATACGCCGGTGTTTGACTGGTTGGGTTACCTGTTCTATCCATTCACCCTTCTGTTGCAAATCCCTGAACCGCTGTTGGCCGCGAAAGCTTCGGCCATCGAAATCGCAGAAATGTTTTTGCCGGCCTTGCTTGTCACCGAAGCACCGCTTGTCACGAAATTCATTATTGCTGTTGTATCCGTATCAGCGATCCTATTCTTTTCCGCTGTCATTCCATGCATTTTGTCTACGGAAATCCCGCTCAGCTTGCCGCGGCTTCTTGTCATTTGGTTCGAGCGGACTGTATTGACGCTCATCCTCACCGCGCCGCTTGCATATTGGCTGCTTTGA
- the mscL gene encoding large conductance mechanosensitive channel protein MscL, whose translation MWNEFKKFAIRGNVIDLAVGVIIGGAFGKIVSSLVNDIIMPLVGLILGGINFSDLSWKVGKAEVKYGAFIQTVVDFLIIAFSIFLFVKLINTLYERVKKQEEVKETAPTLTKEEELLTEIRDLLKQQRETT comes from the coding sequence ATGTGGAACGAATTTAAAAAATTCGCCATCCGCGGCAATGTCATCGATTTAGCCGTTGGGGTGATCATCGGCGGGGCGTTTGGCAAAATCGTTTCCTCGCTCGTCAATGACATCATCATGCCGCTTGTCGGGCTGATTCTAGGCGGCATCAATTTCAGCGATTTGTCTTGGAAAGTCGGCAAAGCGGAAGTGAAATATGGGGCGTTTATCCAAACAGTCGTCGATTTTTTGATCATCGCGTTTTCGATTTTCCTGTTTGTGAAATTGATCAACACGCTGTATGAACGGGTGAAAAAGCAGGAAGAGGTGAAGGAAACCGCGCCGACGCTGACGAAAGAGGAGGAGCTATTGACAGAAATTCGCGATTTGTTAAAGCAGCAACGGGAAACGACGTGA
- a CDS encoding MrcB family domain-containing protein, with product MSLHDLFRQVMAIYEQEKREKLSKERRSFQLVTRAIPEALKTLPFLPPDRYVVKGSVGQGVWTDVPWVAVMDQEVTDSTQRGYYIVYLFSEDMRRLYLTLAQGVTETPKDEMERVKRGIRQLIPAEERVRTDDDIRLGESKRAKEYERSVAAYIAYSFDDLPSDEQLARDLETMIDYYRQYVERTEPMTPPEQALSYREAVEHIHSYISAKGFYYTKEEVANLFLSLKTKPFVILCGISGTGKTKIVQWLAESVGATEDNGRFTLIPVRPDWNDGSDLLGYVDIKGDFKPGPLTSVIIEAGKHPDKPYFVVLDEMNLARVEHYFSDVLSVMESRRWEDGRITSSRLLPRETAGCDLFLPPNVYIIGTVNMDETTHPFSKKVLDRANTIEFNRVQLDHLDFLRDLPTVAPLSIGQELFAARYLHLKDVYARCPELVETVTKQLVEINRILAPLGAHIGYRVRDEICFYLAYNEEGKLMEFDKAFDYCLMQKILPRLSGSDVRLETALKQLFVLCAGFEPDGEYSGVLDVSYARYPKSAEKIWQMLRRLEDDGFTSFWLGA from the coding sequence ATGTCATTGCACGATCTTTTCCGCCAAGTGATGGCCATTTACGAACAAGAAAAACGCGAAAAACTGTCAAAAGAGCGACGGTCGTTTCAGCTGGTGACACGAGCGATTCCAGAGGCGTTGAAAACATTGCCTTTCTTACCGCCTGACCGGTATGTGGTGAAAGGTTCTGTCGGTCAAGGGGTGTGGACCGACGTGCCGTGGGTGGCGGTGATGGATCAAGAGGTGACGGATTCGACGCAACGCGGGTATTATATCGTCTACTTATTCAGTGAAGATATGCGCCGGCTCTATTTGACGCTTGCCCAAGGAGTGACGGAGACGCCGAAAGACGAAATGGAGCGGGTGAAGCGCGGCATCCGCCAACTCATTCCCGCTGAAGAACGCGTGCGGACCGATGATGACATCCGTCTTGGCGAAAGCAAACGGGCGAAAGAGTACGAACGGTCGGTGGCGGCGTATATCGCCTATTCGTTTGACGATCTGCCGTCCGATGAACAACTCGCGCGCGACCTCGAAACGATGATCGATTATTACCGACAGTATGTAGAGCGAACAGAACCAATGACACCGCCCGAGCAGGCCCTTTCCTATCGGGAGGCGGTTGAGCATATTCATTCATACATATCCGCTAAAGGGTTTTACTATACGAAAGAGGAAGTGGCCAACCTCTTTCTATCGTTAAAAACAAAACCGTTCGTCATCTTGTGCGGCATTTCCGGAACCGGGAAAACGAAAATCGTTCAATGGCTCGCCGAGAGCGTCGGCGCGACGGAAGACAACGGCCGCTTCACCTTGATCCCCGTCCGCCCGGATTGGAACGACGGTTCGGACTTGCTTGGCTATGTCGACATTAAAGGCGATTTCAAGCCCGGGCCGCTCACGAGCGTCATCATCGAAGCGGGGAAGCATCCGGACAAGCCGTATTTCGTCGTGTTGGATGAGATGAACCTCGCCCGCGTTGAGCATTATTTCAGCGATGTGCTGAGCGTCATGGAAAGCCGCCGCTGGGAAGACGGGCGCATCACCTCGTCACGGCTGCTGCCGAGAGAAACAGCAGGGTGTGATCTTTTTCTCCCACCGAACGTCTACATCATCGGCACGGTCAACATGGACGAGACGACTCACCCCTTCAGCAAAAAAGTGCTCGACCGGGCGAACACGATCGAGTTCAACCGCGTCCAGCTCGACCATCTCGATTTTTTGCGCGACTTGCCGACCGTCGCGCCCCTGTCAATCGGACAGGAGCTGTTCGCGGCGCGGTATTTGCATTTGAAAGATGTGTACGCACGCTGCCCAGAGCTTGTTGAAACGGTGACGAAACAGCTCGTGGAGATCAACCGCATCCTCGCGCCGCTCGGCGCGCATATCGGTTACCGCGTCCGCGATGAAATTTGCTTCTACCTTGCGTATAACGAAGAAGGAAAGCTGATGGAATTTGACAAGGCGTTCGACTATTGCCTGATGCAAAAAATTTTGCCGCGCCTTTCGGGAAGCGACGTGCGGCTCGAAACAGCGCTCAAGCAGCTGTTTGTCCTGTGCGCCGGTTTTGAACCGGACGGTGAATACAGCGGCGTGCTTGATGTTTCGTATGCCCGTTATCCAAAAAGTGCGGAGAAAATTTGGCAGATGCTGCGGAGGTTAGAGGACGATGGCTTCACTTCGTTCTGGCTCGGGGCGTGA
- a CDS encoding YeeE/YedE family protein, which translates to MEMTAQQDVRAKQAANAPKNPTAWIIAVSCFVLIGGALFLYSRVSWQQALLYLLGAFGGFVLYQAHFGFTSAWRKFILYRQGEGIRAQMIMMAVASALFLPLLVKGSALGHPVSGYVFGVGVSVIVGAFLFGIGMQLGDGCASGTLYHIGGGDANGIVTLIGFIAGSVIATTHFDVWAKMPQWKPFSFIGEFGALGGFLLQLVLLAAVYYVVTVAEKRRYGQLVATSLENRHGWKAIYKGPWSLLVGALLLAVTNALVLMISGKPWGITSAFALWGAKFVQLFGVDPTAWAYWQDEAKRQALANPLYYDTTTVMDISLMVGALLAAALAGRYTKPIQWKRPTRMTIGALIGGLMMGYGARLAFGCNIGAYFGGIASFSAHGWAWFVFAFLGSLIGVKLRPYCAYKN; encoded by the coding sequence ATGGAAATGACTGCGCAACAAGACGTTCGCGCGAAACAGGCGGCGAACGCCCCGAAAAATCCGACGGCATGGATCATTGCAGTCTCCTGCTTCGTGTTAATCGGTGGAGCATTGTTCTTATACAGCCGTGTGTCCTGGCAACAAGCGCTGTTATATTTGTTGGGAGCGTTCGGCGGTTTTGTGCTTTATCAGGCCCATTTCGGTTTTACTTCGGCCTGGCGGAAATTCATTTTGTACCGCCAAGGGGAAGGCATTCGGGCACAGATGATCATGATGGCTGTGGCCAGCGCGTTGTTTTTGCCGTTGCTCGTGAAAGGTTCGGCGCTCGGGCACCCGGTGTCAGGGTATGTATTTGGCGTGGGGGTATCAGTCATCGTCGGCGCCTTCCTGTTTGGCATCGGCATGCAGCTTGGCGACGGCTGCGCGTCCGGGACGTTGTACCATATCGGCGGAGGCGATGCGAACGGCATCGTGACGCTCATCGGGTTCATCGCTGGCTCAGTCATTGCGACGACCCACTTTGACGTGTGGGCGAAGATGCCGCAATGGAAGCCGTTCTCGTTCATTGGCGAGTTCGGCGCCTTGGGAGGGTTTTTGCTTCAGTTGGTTTTGTTGGCAGCGGTCTACTATGTGGTGACCGTGGCGGAAAAACGGCGCTATGGCCAACTCGTTGCTACATCGCTTGAGAACCGTCATGGCTGGAAAGCGATTTACAAAGGGCCATGGTCGCTTCTGGTCGGGGCGTTGCTCTTGGCTGTAACGAACGCGCTTGTGCTGATGATTAGCGGTAAGCCGTGGGGCATTACGTCCGCCTTCGCCCTTTGGGGGGCGAAGTTCGTGCAGCTGTTTGGCGTCGATCCGACTGCTTGGGCGTACTGGCAAGATGAAGCGAAACGGCAGGCGCTCGCGAATCCACTCTACTACGATACAACGACCGTGATGGACATCAGCTTGATGGTCGGCGCCTTATTGGCGGCAGCGCTTGCGGGCCGCTATACAAAACCGATTCAGTGGAAGCGTCCGACGCGCATGACGATCGGTGCGCTGATCGGCGGCCTGATGATGGGATACGGCGCCCGGCTGGCGTTCGGCTGCAATATCGGCGCGTATTTCGGCGGCATTGCGTCATTCAGCGCCCACGGCTGGGCGTGGTTTGTCTTTGCTTTCCTCGGCAGCCTGATCGGCGTCAAACTGCGTCCGTATTGCGCGTACAAAAACTAA
- a CDS encoding pseudouridine-5'-phosphate glycosidase: MNDFLVFSEEVAQAKAEKKPIVALESTIISHGMPYPENVQTAKDVERIIRDRGAVPATIAIIDGKIKIGLTDDELELLGTSRDVEKVSRRDLPYVVAMKKHGATTVAGTMICAEMAGIRVFATGGIGGVHRGAERTMDISADLQELARTNVAVVCAGAKSILDLGLTLEYLETHGVPVIGYQTDVLPAFYSRTSPFRVGYRLDSAKEIAQFLETKWKLGLNGGVVITNPVPKEDELEESYINAIIEQALKEAEKQHITGKSVTPFLLDRVKTLTGGKSLQANIALVKNNAALAADLARELS; encoded by the coding sequence ATGAATGATTTTCTCGTCTTTTCCGAAGAAGTCGCTCAAGCGAAGGCCGAAAAAAAGCCGATTGTCGCCTTAGAATCAACGATCATCTCGCATGGCATGCCGTATCCGGAAAACGTGCAGACGGCGAAAGACGTCGAGCGGATCATCCGCGACCGCGGCGCCGTGCCGGCGACGATCGCGATCATCGATGGAAAGATTAAAATCGGGTTAACGGATGACGAACTTGAATTGTTAGGGACAAGCCGCGATGTAGAAAAAGTGAGCCGCCGCGACTTGCCGTATGTCGTCGCTATGAAGAAACACGGGGCGACGACCGTGGCGGGGACGATGATTTGCGCTGAGATGGCGGGCATCCGCGTATTTGCGACCGGCGGCATCGGCGGCGTGCACCGCGGCGCCGAGCGGACGATGGACATCTCGGCTGATTTGCAAGAGTTGGCGCGGACAAACGTCGCGGTCGTCTGCGCCGGGGCGAAATCGATTTTGGATTTAGGGTTGACGCTTGAATACCTCGAGACGCACGGCGTTCCGGTCATCGGCTATCAGACGGACGTCCTGCCGGCGTTCTATTCGCGGACAAGCCCGTTTCGCGTCGGTTATCGCTTAGACAGCGCCAAAGAGATCGCCCAGTTCCTCGAAACGAAATGGAAGCTTGGGTTAAACGGCGGTGTTGTGATCACCAATCCTGTCCCAAAAGAAGATGAGCTCGAGGAGTCGTATATCAACGCTATCATCGAACAAGCGCTCAAGGAAGCAGAAAAGCAGCACATCACCGGAAAATCGGTCACCCCGTTTTTGCTTGACCGTGTGAAAACGTTAACCGGAGGCAAAAGCTTGCAAGCAAACATCGCCTTAGTGAAAAACAACGCCGCCTTGGCGGCCGACCTTGCCCGAGAGCTTTCTTGA
- a CDS encoding DODA-type extradiol aromatic ring-opening family dioxygenase, with translation MNPPALFLAHGSPMLAIEDNAYTAFLKKLGEGIRPQAVVIFTAHWMTRQPTVSAVEGTYDMIYDFSGFPRELYEVVYPARGSVEWAERVRERLAGVAEVAVDSTRGLDHGSWVLLHRLFPNADIPIVQASVVPWWTPKQLFQLGEALRPLRDEGLMVIGSGGTVHNLMALRWEGHAEAESWAAAFDDWLLRESAARSEDVFHYEEKAPYAKQAVPTPEHLAPYWIAYGAGDRDQAPRVLFREYQYGSLSLMAVSF, from the coding sequence ATGAACCCCCCTGCCCTGTTTCTCGCCCACGGTTCGCCGATGTTGGCGATCGAAGACAATGCGTATACGGCGTTTTTGAAAAAGCTTGGGGAAGGAATTCGCCCGCAGGCGGTCGTCATCTTTACAGCGCATTGGATGACGCGCCAACCGACGGTTTCGGCGGTTGAGGGGACGTATGACATGATTTATGATTTTTCCGGGTTTCCGCGCGAGCTGTATGAAGTGGTTTATCCGGCGCGCGGGTCGGTCGAGTGGGCGGAGCGCGTGCGCGAGCGTCTCGCTGGTGTGGCGGAAGTGGCCGTTGATTCCACGCGCGGGCTGGATCACGGTTCTTGGGTGTTGTTGCACCGCCTATTTCCCAACGCTGACATCCCGATTGTGCAAGCGTCGGTCGTGCCGTGGTGGACGCCGAAGCAATTGTTCCAGCTTGGTGAGGCGCTGCGTCCATTGCGTGACGAAGGATTGATGGTCATCGGCAGCGGCGGGACGGTGCACAATTTGATGGCGCTCCGTTGGGAAGGGCATGCGGAGGCAGAAAGCTGGGCGGCCGCTTTTGATGACTGGCTGTTGCGCGAGTCAGCCGCCCGCAGTGAGGATGTATTCCATTATGAAGAAAAAGCACCTTACGCCAAGCAGGCCGTACCGACCCCCGAACACCTCGCGCCGTATTGGATCGCTTACGGCGCAGGCGATCGCGACCAAGCGCCGCGCGTGTTGTTCCGAGAATATCAATATGGAAGCTTAAGCCTCATGGCTGTGTCTTTTTAA
- the hutI gene encoding imidazolonepropionase encodes MRPLFVRRARQLVTLAGSSAAPLVKEKMSDLHIIENGSVWIEHGTIVAVGADDELARQFADRLAEAEVIDAKGKTVTPGLVDPHTHLVYAGSREHEWTMRLGGATYMEIMNAGGGIHATTKATREASEEMLYEESKRRLDQFLLHGVTTVEAKSGYGLSLEHEIKQLEVAKRLDDTHPVDIVSTFLGAHAVPPEWKHDPDEYVRLVIDEMIPEVSRRGLAEFNDVFCERGVFTPDQARLILEAGKEHGLTPKIHADEIEPYGGAELAAEVGAISADHLLRASDEGLRRMAERGVIGVLLPGTAFFLMTKAADARRLIDAGVPVALATDCNPGSSPTVSLPLVMSLACLHMGMTPAEAMAAATINAAHAIGRAHLVGSLEPGKKADLVIFNVPNYMQIMYYYGVNHAVTVIKGGKVVVNDGKVYI; translated from the coding sequence ATGCGCCCGCTTTTTGTCCGCCGCGCCCGCCAGCTCGTCACGCTGGCGGGAAGCTCCGCGGCTCCGCTTGTCAAGGAGAAGATGAGCGATCTTCACATCATCGAAAACGGCAGCGTCTGGATCGAACATGGCACGATCGTGGCGGTTGGGGCGGACGATGAACTGGCCCGCCAATTTGCCGATCGGCTCGCCGAAGCGGAAGTCATTGACGCTAAGGGCAAAACGGTGACGCCTGGGCTTGTCGATCCTCATACTCATCTCGTTTACGCCGGCAGCCGCGAACACGAATGGACGATGCGGCTCGGCGGGGCGACGTACATGGAAATCATGAACGCAGGCGGCGGCATTCATGCGACGACAAAAGCGACGCGCGAGGCGTCGGAAGAGATGTTGTATGAAGAAAGCAAGCGGCGGCTCGATCAGTTTTTGCTTCATGGGGTCACGACCGTCGAAGCAAAAAGCGGCTATGGTTTAAGCCTTGAGCACGAAATCAAGCAGCTTGAAGTCGCCAAGCGTCTCGATGACACCCACCCGGTCGATATCGTCTCCACGTTTCTTGGCGCTCATGCCGTTCCGCCGGAGTGGAAGCACGATCCGGATGAATACGTCCGCCTTGTCATCGACGAGATGATTCCCGAAGTGAGCCGGCGGGGGCTCGCCGAGTTCAACGACGTCTTTTGCGAGCGCGGCGTCTTTACCCCCGACCAGGCGCGCCTCATCCTCGAAGCAGGCAAAGAGCACGGCTTGACGCCGAAAATCCACGCCGATGAAATCGAGCCGTATGGCGGGGCGGAACTGGCAGCCGAAGTCGGCGCGATATCCGCCGACCACCTGCTTCGTGCGTCGGACGAAGGGCTTCGGCGCATGGCGGAGCGCGGCGTGATCGGCGTTCTCTTGCCGGGCACGGCATTTTTCTTAATGACAAAAGCCGCTGATGCCCGCCGTTTGATCGACGCCGGCGTTCCCGTCGCTTTGGCGACCGACTGCAACCCCGGTTCGTCGCCGACCGTCTCGCTGCCGCTTGTCATGAGCCTTGCCTGCCTGCATATGGGCATGACTCCCGCTGAAGCGATGGCCGCCGCCACGATCAATGCCGCCCACGCCATCGGCCGCGCGCATCTCGTCGGCAGCCTCGAGCCGGGGAAGAAGGCGGATTTGGTCATTTTCAATGTCCCGAATTATATGCAAATCATGTACTATTACGGCGTCAACCATGCGGTGACGGTGATCAAAGGTGGAAAGGTGGTGGTGAACGACGGCAAGGTGTACATCTGA